The following proteins are encoded in a genomic region of Tigriopus californicus strain San Diego chromosome 6, Tcal_SD_v2.1, whole genome shotgun sequence:
- the LOC131881852 gene encoding uncharacterized protein LOC131881852, which translates to MFSFFPSCLLAFTLCSTLCVHMVQSDSHSLEQDQDLSEPSRPNEAQEDHSLESNSNFNSDFGFGNHDDENLEEDGQINEEQPQQNDFDAGSFEGHDARESNGRDGDPIIESFRTQLEDANRAIKGEPDRESFHFEVDQ; encoded by the exons ATGTTCTCGTTTTTCCCATCGTGCCTTCTGGCCTTCACGTTGTGTTCCACTTTGTGCGTGCATATGGTCCAATCGGACTCCCATTCCCTAGAACAAGACCAGGATCTGAGTGAACCATCTAGGCCCAATGAAGCTCAAGAGGACcactcattggagtccaacTCCAACTTCAACTCGGATTTTGGCTTCGGGAACCATGACGATGAGAACCTAGAAGAAGATGGTCAAATCAACGAAGAGCAACCACAACAAAATG ATTTTGACGCTGGATCTTTCGAAGGCCACGATGCTAGAGAGTCAAATGGACGAGATGGAGATCCTATTATAGAATCATTCCGCACGCAATTGGAAGATGCTAATCGAGCTATTAAGGGAGAACCAGACCGGGAGTCGTTCCATTTCGAAGTGGACCAATAG